One window from the genome of Cryptomeria japonica chromosome 6, Sugi_1.0, whole genome shotgun sequence encodes:
- the LOC131035673 gene encoding uncharacterized protein LOC131035673, which produces MPTVWFSLKKSLHCKSEPGEVHDPHNLHGHKHHLTAVVTRKNRSGCSKSIANLKDVIHGNRRVAERALSSCSPRSIGSSEFLHPMSHEVIVNNSRCELKITGLAGYNGSNTVIGTLRPGTPGPGTPSYRRVAACHSSSEFSFAEYAPGSFNNTAPSTPRFSNDSEKELSSRASCQKCGEKYAKLEALEDHHIAKHAVTELLEGDSSRNIVEIIFRTSWMKTENPCGRIERVLKVHNTQKTLTRFEEYREMVKAKASKFPKKHPRCLADGNELLRFHGTTIMCSLGMNGSSSLCNLEGCNVCRIIRKGFSMKKEAGGRGIYTTATSGSAHDSIALCEDDLMFPVRKALLVCRVIAGRVHRPLDNFEEFSTPTGFDSVAGKVALLSNVEELFLLNPKALLPCFVIICNS; this is translated from the exons ATGCCTACTGTGTGGTTTTCTCTCAAAAAATCCTTGCATTGTAAATCAGAGCCTGGGGAAGTACATGACCCACATAACTTGCATGGACACAAACATCACCTTACAGCAGTTGTTACAAGGAAAAATCGCTCTGGCTGTTCCAAATCAATTGCAAATCTCAAGGATGTGATTCATGGCAACAGAAGAGTAGCAGAAAGGGCTCTTAGCTCATGCAGTCCTAGGTCAATTGGCAGCAGTGAATTCTTACATCCCATGTCACATGAAGTCATTGTGAACAACTCAAGATGTGAATTGAAGATAACTGGGTTGGCAGGCTACAATGGCTCTAATACTGTCATTGGGACTCTTAGGCCAGGAACCCCAGGCCCTGGGACACCATCTTATAGGAGGGTTGCAGCTTGTCATAGCAGTAGTGAGTTTAGCTTTGCAGAGTATGCTCCTGGTTCATTTAACAACACTGCTCCTTCCACTCCTCGTTTCTCTAATGACTCTGAAAAGGAGCTAAGCAGCAGGGCGTCCTGTCAGAAATGTGGAGAAAAGTATGCGAAGTTGGAAGCTCTTGAAGACCATCATATTGCAAAACATGCTG TCACTGAACTTTTGGAAGGGGATTCATCTAGAAATATCGTGGAGATAATCTTCAGAACGAGCTGGATGAAAACTGAGAATCCATGTGGAAGGATTGAAAGAGTTCTGAAGGTGCACAACACGCAGAAAACACTTACCAGATTTGAGGAATATCGTGAAATGGTGAAGGCTAAAGCAAGTAAGTTCCCCAAGAAGCATCCTAGATGCTTAGCAGATGGTAATGAACTTCTGAGATTTCATGGCACCACAATCATGTGTTCTTTGGGTATGAATGGATCATCTAGCTTGTGCAACTTAGAAGGATGCAATGTTTGTAGAATCATCAGGAAAGGATTTTCCATGAAAAAGGAGGCAGGTGGCAGGGGAATATACACTACAGCCACCAGTGGCAGTGCTCATGACTCTATTGCTTTGTGTGAGGATGACTTGATGTTCCCTGTGAGGAAGGCTTTGTTGGTATGCAGGGTTATTGCAGGGAGAGTTCACAGGCCTTTGGATAACTTCGAAGAATTCTCAACTCCTACTGGTTTTGATTCTGTTGCAGGAAAAGTTGCTCTCCTTTCAAATGTTGAAGAGCTGTTTTTGTTGAATCCTAAAGCCCTTCTCCCATGCTTTGTTATCATTTGCAATTCTTGA